The Cricetulus griseus strain 17A/GY chromosome 9, alternate assembly CriGri-PICRH-1.0, whole genome shotgun sequence genome has a segment encoding these proteins:
- the Capns1 gene encoding LOW QUALITY PROTEIN: calpain small subunit 1 isoform X2 (The sequence of the model RefSeq protein was modified relative to this genomic sequence to represent the inferred CDS: inserted 2 bases in 1 codon), with protein MFLVNSFLKGGGGGAGGGRFDGGGGAXGGGLGMGGGGGTAMRILGGVISAISEAAAQYNPEPPPPRSHFSNTEANESEEVRQFRRLFAQLAGDDMEVSATELMNILNKVVTRHPDLKTDGFGLDTCRSMVAVMDSDTTGKLGFEEFKYLWNNIKNWQAIYKRFDVDRSGTITGNELPGAFEAAGFHLNEHLYNMIIRRYSDESGNMDFDNFISCLVRLDAMFRAFKSLDKNDTGQIEVNIQEWLQLTMYS; from the exons ATGTTCCTGGTTAATTCGTTCCTGAagggcggcggcggcggcgcgGGGGGCGGGCGGTTTGACGGCGGTGGCGGCGC CGGCGGCGGCCTGGGAATGGGAGGTGGCGGAGGAACTGCCATGCGTATCCTGGGCGGGGTCATTAGCGCCATCAG CGAGGCTGCTGCGCAGTACAACCCGGAGCCCCCG CCCCCACGTAGCCATTTCTCTAACACTGAGGCCAATGAGAGTGAGGAGGTCCGGCAGTTCCGGAGACTTTTTGCCCAGCTGGCTGGAGAC GACATGGAGGTCAGCGCCACGGAACTCATGAATATCCTCAACAAGGTCGTGACCCGAC acccGGATCTGAAAACTGATGGTTTTGGCCTTGACACTTGTCGAAGCATGGTGGCTGTGATGGAT AGCGACACCACAGGAAAGCTGGGCTTTGAGGAGTTCAAGTACCTCTGGAACAACATTAAAAACTGGCAG GCCATATACAAACGCTTTGATGTTGACCGATCGGGGACCATCACTGGCAACGAACTCCCAGGGGCCTTTGAGGCAGCAG GGTTCCACCTGAACGAACATCTCTACAACATGATCATCCGGCGCTACTCGGATGAGAGTGGTAACATGGACTTCGATAACTTCATCAGCTGCTTGGTCAGGCTGGACGCCATGTTCC GTGCTTTCAAATCTCTTGACAAAAACGACACTGGGCAGATCGAAGTGAACATCCAGGAG TGGCTGCAGCTGACAATGTATTCCTGA